A genomic segment from Amygdalobacter nucleatus encodes:
- a CDS encoding transposase: protein QQQIEEIESEINELMSKIDSPITSVPGIANKMAAVIISETNNFKDFNSAEQVLAYAGLDPSVYQSGQLTSTHSKMVKRGSKYLRYAIFNATKYVCHWDSTFNAYLAKKRAEGKPYNVAVSHAAKKLTRVLFHLVKANVAFIPLA, encoded by the coding sequence CAACAGCAAATTGAAGAGATAGAGTCAGAGATCAATGAGCTCATGAGTAAGATCGACAGTCCCATTACTTCTGTCCCTGGTATCGCCAACAAAATGGCTGCCGTCATTATCAGTGAGACCAACAACTTCAAGGATTTCAATTCTGCTGAGCAGGTTCTTGCTTATGCAGGACTGGATCCCTCTGTTTACCAGTCGGGACAGCTTACTTCTACGCATTCTAAAATGGTGAAAAGAGGTTCAAAATACCTGCGCTATGCCATCTTTAATGCTACTAAATACGTATGTCATTGGGACTCAACGTTCAATGCGTATTTAGCAAAGAAACGGGCAGAAGGTAAACCCTACAATGTTGCTGTCTCCCATGCTGCCAAGAAACTCACTCGCGTTCTCTTTCATTTGGTGAAAGCAAACGTTGCCTTTATTCCTCTGGCTTAA
- a CDS encoding ABC transporter ATP-binding protein — protein MLKMLKKFFDFCNTENRNKFYKALALGVLDAVFTAMKIPAAFFTVTAVLNRDIGTKEILVVIGLMLISTVGKMIINRYSQMMQTEAGYNTAAGKRIEIGEHLRYLPMGYFNDTSLGHITSVTTNSMEQLGDIATRAVMMILQGSITTVIIGIGLFAFDVRIAVIGLIGIVVFCVVNIFTNRNVARVAEEKLQADKDMVGVVLEYIQGIAEIRNYNLVSANNSRLEKAIDRKRKADISAETAAIPMVGLQQLVCKLTGVVIAGASVYFCINGTMALNYTITMLLCSFILFEMLDLAGVYTALLRVIGRCVDLANEILSVQQMDINGEDIKPENHDIHLDHVSFAYENRKIIDDLTLDIKEKTTTAIVGPSGGGKTTVTSLIARFWDVQDGKVTLGGKDVKDYSFDSLMENFSFVFQRVYLFEDTIANNIRFGRPDAPMKDVIEAAKKASAHDFIMGLPDGYETMIGEGGATLSGGEKQRIAIARAIMKDAPIIILDEATANVDPENEKELTQAIENLTREKTIIMIAHRLKTVRHADQIIVIDKGRIVQQGTHESLIREDGIYRNFVSGRRSAVSWKIA, from the coding sequence ATGCTTAAAATGCTGAAGAAGTTCTTCGATTTCTGCAATACGGAGAACAGGAATAAGTTTTATAAGGCCCTAGCGCTGGGTGTGTTGGACGCTGTCTTTACCGCTATGAAGATCCCTGCTGCGTTCTTTACTGTGACGGCGGTTCTGAACAGGGACATAGGGACAAAGGAGATCCTGGTCGTTATTGGTCTCATGCTGATCTCCACAGTGGGAAAGATGATCATCAACCGCTATTCACAGATGATGCAGACGGAGGCCGGATATAATACGGCGGCCGGTAAGCGAATCGAGATCGGGGAGCATTTGAGATACCTCCCGATGGGGTACTTCAACGACACCAGTCTCGGTCACATCACATCTGTCACTACAAATTCTATGGAGCAGCTGGGGGATATCGCGACACGTGCCGTCATGATGATTTTACAAGGCTCCATAACTACGGTCATCATCGGTATCGGGCTGTTTGCGTTTGATGTGCGTATCGCAGTGATCGGATTGATTGGCATTGTCGTTTTCTGCGTGGTCAATATATTCACCAACAGAAACGTAGCGAGAGTTGCGGAGGAGAAGCTTCAGGCAGATAAGGATATGGTCGGCGTAGTGCTTGAATATATTCAGGGGATTGCCGAAATCCGTAATTACAATCTGGTGAGCGCGAACAACAGCAGACTGGAAAAAGCAATCGATCGAAAAAGAAAAGCGGATATCAGCGCCGAGACTGCGGCGATCCCCATGGTAGGCCTTCAGCAGCTTGTGTGCAAGCTGACGGGTGTGGTGATTGCAGGAGCATCCGTTTACTTCTGCATAAACGGAACGATGGCACTGAATTACACGATCACAATGCTGCTTTGTTCCTTTATCCTGTTTGAAATGCTGGATCTGGCAGGCGTATACACAGCACTTCTGAGAGTGATCGGAAGGTGTGTTGACCTTGCCAATGAGATTCTTTCCGTACAGCAGATGGACATTAACGGTGAGGATATTAAGCCGGAAAATCACGATATCCATCTTGACCATGTAAGCTTTGCCTATGAGAACAGAAAGATTATCGATGATCTCACACTTGACATCAAGGAAAAGACAACGACAGCAATTGTCGGACCCTCCGGAGGCGGCAAAACCACGGTTACATCTCTGATTGCCAGATTCTGGGATGTACAGGACGGAAAGGTGACGCTTGGAGGAAAAGATGTCAAGGATTACAGCTTCGATTCTTTGATGGAGAATTTCAGCTTTGTCTTCCAGAGGGTCTATCTGTTTGAGGATACCATTGCGAACAATATCCGATTTGGAAGGCCGGATGCACCGATGAAAGATGTAATCGAAGCTGCAAAGAAAGCTTCCGCGCACGACTTTATCATGGGACTTCCTGATGGGTATGAAACTATGATCGGAGAAGGTGGCGCAACGCTTTCCGGCGGTGAAAAACAGCGGATCGCCATAGCCAGAGCGATCATGAAAGATGCTCCGATCATTATTCTGGACGAAGCAACTGCCAATGTTGATCCAGAAAACGAAAAGGAGCTTACGCAGGCCATTGAAAATTTGACCAGAGAAAAGACGATCATTATGATCGCACACAGATTGAAGACCGTTCGTCATGCGGATCAGATCATCGTGATCGATAAAGGCAGGATCGTGCAGCAGGGCACGCATGAATCACTGATTCGGGAAGATGGAATTTATAGGAACTTTGTTTCCGGCAGACGCAGTGCTGTCAGCTGGAAGATAGCATAA
- a CDS encoding ABC transporter ATP-binding protein — protein MKKKSTISWVMEFAGRRGGFFVGSVLLAILGVVASFIPYLLIADVVEKLITGGADWSYYLRQVTLMVVCWIIRVALHSSSTTLSHVATFTVLGGIRKQLTAKLSRIPLGSILDDHSGTYKNIIVERVDAMETTMAHIIPEFTANLLLPLIMFIYLLTIDWRMGLANLIPVVIGLFFVAGMMKGSGESFQLTLEKTKKLNDTAVEYINGIEVIKAFGKSKSSYEKFVTAAKEGASCFIDWMRRCIWWSSGSLSFTPATLLGVLPVGLLLVRGGSLTASDFITGVILSAGLVTPLVVAFSYTDDISKMSAIFGEVTEILERKDMERPAALTEQPEGSDIKLSDVRFTYKEKEVLHGVNMEIKQGDVTAIVGPSGSGKSTIARLIDSLWDVDSGSITYGGVDIRNLPLDYYASQISYVAQDNYLFDMSVLENIRLGRKGASEEDIINAAKATGCHEFILGLEHGYDTVVGGAGGHLSGGERQRICIARAMLKDAPVVILDEATAYTDPENETLVQMSVAKLVQGKTLIVIAHRLSTITSADKIFVVNEGNIEAAGTHNELIAGCPLYQKMWEAHSEARDADTDYTASAVREEVAHA, from the coding sequence ATGAAGAAAAAAAGCACGATCTCTTGGGTAATGGAGTTTGCCGGACGGCGAGGAGGATTCTTCGTAGGCAGCGTGCTGCTCGCGATCCTTGGTGTCGTGGCATCCTTCATACCCTATCTGCTGATCGCAGACGTTGTGGAGAAATTGATAACAGGCGGCGCGGACTGGTCATATTACCTTAGACAGGTAACACTGATGGTTGTTTGCTGGATCATAAGAGTCGCACTTCACTCATCATCCACTACGCTGTCTCATGTGGCAACCTTTACCGTGCTTGGCGGGATCCGCAAACAACTGACCGCAAAGCTTTCGAGGATACCGCTCGGCTCCATTCTGGATGATCACAGCGGAACTTATAAAAATATCATCGTGGAACGAGTGGATGCCATGGAAACAACCATGGCACACATCATCCCGGAATTCACGGCAAATCTTTTGCTCCCGCTCATTATGTTCATTTATCTTCTTACGATTGACTGGCGAATGGGACTGGCAAATCTGATCCCTGTCGTGATCGGACTTTTTTTTGTTGCCGGCATGATGAAAGGCAGCGGCGAAAGCTTTCAGCTGACGCTGGAAAAAACAAAAAAACTGAATGATACGGCAGTGGAATACATCAACGGGATCGAAGTGATCAAGGCTTTCGGTAAATCCAAGAGCTCTTATGAAAAATTCGTTACTGCCGCCAAAGAAGGCGCAAGCTGCTTTATCGACTGGATGAGGCGCTGCATCTGGTGGTCGTCGGGAAGCCTTTCATTCACGCCCGCAACGCTTCTTGGCGTGCTTCCGGTCGGACTTCTGCTGGTCAGAGGCGGGAGCCTTACTGCTTCGGATTTTATCACTGGGGTCATCCTTTCGGCCGGACTTGTCACTCCGCTTGTAGTGGCTTTCTCCTACACCGATGACATCTCAAAGATGAGTGCGATATTCGGAGAAGTGACGGAGATACTGGAAAGAAAGGACATGGAAAGACCCGCCGCATTGACAGAGCAGCCGGAGGGCTCTGATATCAAACTGAGTGACGTCCGCTTTACATACAAGGAAAAGGAAGTGCTCCATGGCGTGAATATGGAGATCAAACAGGGTGACGTTACAGCGATCGTGGGACCCTCCGGCTCAGGAAAGAGCACCATCGCAAGGCTCATCGACTCCCTGTGGGATGTAGACAGCGGAAGCATCACCTATGGTGGTGTGGATATCCGAAATCTGCCGCTGGATTACTATGCGAGTCAGATTTCTTATGTAGCACAGGACAACTACCTGTTTGACATGAGCGTTCTGGAAAATATCAGGCTCGGCCGCAAGGGTGCATCTGAAGAAGACATTATAAATGCAGCAAAGGCTACTGGCTGCCATGAGTTCATTCTGGGACTGGAGCATGGATACGATACGGTTGTCGGCGGCGCTGGAGGACACCTTTCCGGAGGCGAAAGACAGCGTATCTGCATCGCAAGAGCCATGCTGAAAGACGCGCCGGTGGTGATTCTGGACGAGGCTACTGCCTATACGGATCCCGAAAACGAAACCCTTGTTCAAATGAGCGTGGCTAAGCTCGTTCAGGGAAAAACGCTGATCGTCATTGCTCACAGACTGTCTACCATCACAAGTGCCGATAAGATCTTTGTCGTAAATGAGGGAAATATAGAGGCGGCAGGAACGCACAACGAGCTTATTGCAGGCTGTCCGCTTTATCAGAAGATGTGGGAGGCCCACAGCGAGGCAAGAGACGCGGACACGGATTATACGGCATCCGCTGTCAGAGAGGAGGTTGCCCATGCTTAA
- a CDS encoding TetR/AcrR family transcriptional regulator, whose translation MLGYRIKNLLDKSAIPNYNVNVVNVYDVNISLGGKQMDTKDKILEVAKKEFIKRGFEDASMRSIASQVGISATALYRHYSNKEEIFEAVVGPVVEKWNRFCDTERIRQTSTAWDHGLEAMWEDDRQLGMIVDMIYEDIDEQRLLFCGSEGTKYENFLHDLVTKVQKYTLLFMSGLEKPGVHVEHVDGREMHLLLTSEYSCILEMLKHDFSYDEARHYAYTVAMFFTEGWRKFLGF comes from the coding sequence ATGTTGGGATATAGGATCAAGAATCTTCTTGACAAGTCAGCGATACCTAACTATAATGTTAACGTTGTCAACGTTTACGACGTTAACATATCTTTAGGGGGAAAGCAAATGGACACGAAAGACAAGATCCTTGAGGTCGCAAAAAAAGAGTTTATAAAAAGAGGATTCGAGGACGCGTCGATGCGGAGCATTGCCTCACAAGTCGGGATTTCCGCTACGGCGTTATACAGGCATTATTCGAATAAAGAAGAGATATTTGAAGCAGTAGTCGGTCCTGTTGTAGAGAAGTGGAATCGATTTTGCGACACGGAGAGAATCAGGCAGACATCGACCGCATGGGATCATGGGCTGGAAGCCATGTGGGAAGACGACCGGCAGCTTGGAATGATAGTGGATATGATCTACGAAGACATCGATGAACAGAGGCTCCTCTTCTGCGGAAGCGAAGGAACAAAGTATGAAAACTTCCTGCATGACCTTGTTACGAAAGTCCAAAAATATACGCTGCTGTTTATGAGCGGGCTGGAAAAGCCCGGAGTTCATGTAGAGCATGTGGATGGCAGAGAAATGCATCTTCTTTTAACCTCAGAGTATTCATGCATTCTTGAAATGCTAAAACACGATTTTTCGTATGATGAGGCGAGACACTATGCCTATACCGTCGCCATGTTCTTTACTGAGGGTTGGCGTAAGTTTCTCGGATTCTGA
- a CDS encoding serine integrase family protein, whose product MEHTPYGYDIIGGRAVVNEKQAAVIRRICENYLSGMSFIKAAASVGLTMSHCGVKRLIQNERYLGDGFYPPMLTKEMADRVEAERIRREKALGRNRNKGKGAPKGTVYTKFSAPKITLKYEDPVRQAEYAYSLIRNGVNG is encoded by the coding sequence ATGGAACATACACCATACGGCTATGACATCATCGGTGGCAGGGCTGTGGTCAATGAAAAACAGGCCGCCGTTATCCGGCGGATATGTGAAAATTACCTGTCCGGGATGTCTTTTATAAAGGCGGCGGCATCGGTGGGGCTGACCATGAGCCACTGCGGGGTCAAACGTCTGATACAGAATGAGCGGTATCTCGGCGATGGCTTTTACCCGCCGATGCTGACGAAGGAAATGGCCGACAGGGTCGAAGCGGAACGAATACGCCGGGAGAAGGCGCTGGGGCGTAACAGGAACAAAGGGAAAGGCGCGCCGAAAGGAACGGTTTATACAAAGTTTTCCGCTCCAAAAATCACGCTGAAATATGAAGATCCAGTCAGGCAGGCGGAGTACGCCTACAGCCTGATAAGAAATGGGGTGAACGGATAA
- a CDS encoding recombinase family protein: MDKIADGLMADGILTGAGKTKCHTSTINKILLNEKYIGDALLQKTYITDFLTKKRIKNNDTVPQYYVKGDHEAIIPKDIFLRVQEELVRRRVVHTSDNGKRRCYSCKHCFAQIVFCGECGEFYRRVHWNNRGCKSIVWRCCSRLEATGHACHNRTVNETLLEQVVIDAINRVLCQKDDFLQTLRANIATVVLQGDALSPDVIDERLNKLQKELLKKVNQKDDYDAIADEILRLRDQRRQAEVDSVIKDEQMKQIRDLQDFVKSQPATITEFDETLVSRLIEKITVFDDHFTVDFKSGITIDIEA; this comes from the coding sequence ATGGATAAGATTGCAGACGGGCTTATGGCTGACGGTATCCTCACCGGCGCTGGCAAGACAAAATGTCACACCAGCACTATCAACAAGATCCTCCTCAACGAGAAGTACATCGGTGACGCGCTCCTGCAAAAGACTTACATCACAGATTTTCTGACGAAGAAGCGCATCAAAAACAACGACACCGTCCCGCAGTACTATGTGAAAGGCGACCACGAGGCCATCATCCCGAAGGACATCTTCCTTCGGGTGCAAGAGGAGCTGGTCCGCAGGCGCGTGGTCCATACCAGCGACAACGGCAAACGGCGCTGCTACTCCTGCAAGCACTGTTTCGCGCAGATCGTTTTCTGTGGCGAGTGCGGCGAATTTTACCGGCGTGTCCACTGGAACAACCGAGGCTGCAAGTCCATCGTCTGGCGGTGCTGCAGCCGCTTGGAGGCCACCGGCCACGCTTGCCACAACCGGACAGTCAATGAAACGCTTCTGGAACAGGTGGTAATCGATGCCATTAACCGGGTGCTCTGCCAGAAGGACGATTTCCTGCAAACGCTACGGGCGAACATAGCTACGGTAGTCCTGCAGGGTGATGCCCTCTCACCGGATGTCATAGACGAGCGGCTGAACAAGCTGCAAAAAGAGCTCCTGAAGAAGGTTAACCAGAAGGACGATTACGACGCCATCGCGGATGAGATTCTCCGCCTCCGGGATCAGCGCAGGCAGGCCGAGGTGGACAGCGTCATCAAGGATGAACAGATGAAGCAAATCCGGGACCTGCAGGATTTCGTCAAGAGCCAGCCTGCCACCATCACAGAGTTTGATGAGACACTGGTCAGCCGCCTAATTGAAAAGATCACCGTCTTCGATGACCACTTTACCGTAGACTTCAAATCCGGCATCACAATCGACATAGAGGCATAA
- a CDS encoding helix-turn-helix domain-containing protein: protein MVLSEKLYELRKKGGLSQEQLAEQLGVSRQAISKWESGKAIPESDTLISISKYFNVTLDYLMKEDGSAVSESVANTESDQPRTNTRREKRILGIVTCIAGIVCLIVWGLVSIFMPSTSSQISDSSMITIDGDGIFLIICLAAIIAGAVLLLKSTSNK, encoded by the coding sequence GTGGTACTTTCAGAAAAACTATATGAGCTTCGAAAGAAAGGCGGCCTTTCACAGGAGCAGCTTGCAGAGCAGTTGGGCGTATCCAGACAGGCGATATCAAAGTGGGAATCCGGTAAGGCAATTCCAGAAAGCGATACTCTTATTTCCATCAGTAAGTATTTCAATGTAACGCTTGATTATTTGATGAAAGAAGATGGCTCTGCCGTATCTGAATCGGTGGCAAACACCGAGAGTGATCAGCCGAGAACAAATACCAGAAGAGAAAAGCGTATTCTTGGAATAGTCACCTGTATTGCTGGAATTGTTTGTTTGATTGTTTGGGGACTCGTTTCAATTTTTATGCCATCAACGTCAAGCCAAATCAGTGATTCATCAATGATTACCATAGACGGAGATGGAATATTTCTGATTATCTGCCTTGCGGCCATAATTGCCGGCGCAGTTTTGCTCCTTAAGAGTACATCTAACAAATAA
- a CDS encoding type II toxin-antitoxin system RelB/DinJ family antitoxin, which produces MAVTKSANVNVRIQENIKQQAEQILETIGIPRATAIDMFYRQIILNKGIPFSLTIPKSFPAQDDMDEKTFNALVAKGYDQAVHGDSYPIDDVFEELGR; this is translated from the coding sequence ATGGCAGTTACTAAAAGTGCGAATGTGAATGTGAGAATACAAGAAAATATTAAGCAGCAGGCGGAGCAGATTCTGGAAACTATTGGAATTCCTAGGGCTACTGCTATTGACATGTTTTATCGTCAAATCATTCTTAATAAGGGTATTCCATTTTCGCTTACTATTCCAAAGTCGTTTCCAGCACAAGATGATATGGATGAGAAAACGTTTAACGCGTTGGTGGCTAAAGGTTATGATCAGGCGGTTCATGGTGATAGTTATCCGATAGATGATGTTTTTGAAGAGCTTGGACGTTGA
- a CDS encoding CadD family cadmium resistance transporter: METIVSALLVFVSTSIDYLVVLTILFASQGKKGLKSIYVGQYLGTGLLVLASLIAAYFLNFIPQDWIIGLLGLIPLGLGIRAIFVDEDIDEEDIEGKITGDGSKILAFTSLTVAMGGDNLGIYIPYFTGKSLIEISISLVIFALGILILCKSSQNLASISAIGETVEKYEKVIVPVVFIGLGLYILTENGTINYFIGQVLKVV, from the coding sequence ATGGAAACAATAGTATCCGCTTTATTAGTTTTTGTTTCTACATCCATTGACTACTTAGTTGTTTTGACTATTTTATTCGCTAGTCAAGGAAAGAAAGGTTTGAAATCAATTTATGTAGGGCAGTATTTAGGTACAGGACTGCTTGTACTGGCTAGTCTTATTGCCGCTTACTTTTTAAATTTTATTCCACAAGATTGGATTATCGGACTCCTTGGCCTAATTCCGCTAGGTCTTGGTATAAGAGCAATTTTTGTGGATGAAGATATTGATGAAGAAGATATCGAGGGAAAAATTACCGGAGATGGATCAAAAATCTTAGCATTTACAAGTTTAACAGTAGCAATGGGTGGAGATAATTTAGGAATTTATATCCCCTATTTTACAGGAAAGAGTTTGATTGAGATTAGTATAAGTTTAGTAATATTTGCCTTAGGGATTTTGATTCTATGCAAATCATCTCAAAATCTCGCCTCAATTTCTGCTATCGGAGAGACTGTGGAAAAGTACGAAAAAGTAATTGTACCTGTCGTGTTTATTGGACTCGGTCTATATATATTAACTGAAAATGGGACGATTAATTATTTCATAGGTCAAGTCCTAAAAGTGGTGTAA
- a CDS encoding type II toxin-antitoxin system Phd/YefM family antitoxin, with translation MINIRPVSDLRNKFPEVEEIVINSNTPVFLTKNGYGTMVLMSIKQYSTLTDDIERKLDEADTFAANTSTRLSKDDVFDSARRRIN, from the coding sequence ATGATTAATATTCGCCCAGTTTCTGATTTAAGAAACAAATTTCCAGAAGTAGAAGAAATAGTTATAAATTCAAATACACCCGTATTCCTTACAAAAAATGGTTATGGAACTATGGTTCTAATGAGCATCAAACAATACTCCACTCTCACTGACGACATTGAAAGAAAACTCGACGAAGCAGATACTTTTGCCGCAAACACTTCTACGCGTCTTTCTAAAGATGATGTCTTTGATAGCGCAAGGAGAAGGATTAATTAA
- a CDS encoding integrase: MDTLKNNIREIIAGNNLNEIEMVDKRIADKQAILLTLLKAKKDYTKIADEIDELKGKKQQLLIEKAGQEDAKRRIREMEDFLKSERHDISEYDEKLVRKYIKKIKVYEDRFSVTFKSEISVDIERAS; this comes from the coding sequence TTGGATACGTTGAAGAATAATATTAGAGAAATTATCGCGGGCAATAATTTAAACGAGATTGAAATGGTTGATAAAAGAATTGCAGATAAACAAGCGATACTACTAACCTTGCTTAAAGCTAAAAAAGACTACACGAAAATAGCTGATGAGATTGATGAGCTTAAAGGTAAGAAACAGCAGCTTCTTATAGAAAAAGCAGGTCAAGAAGATGCTAAAAGACGAATCAGAGAAATGGAAGATTTTTTGAAAAGTGAGCGTCACGATATTAGTGAGTATGACGAGAAGCTGGTAAGAAAGTACATCAAGAAAATAAAAGTTTACGAGGACAGGTTCAGCGTAACTTTTAAATCAGAGATTAGTGTGGATATTGAAAGGGCATCGTAA
- a CDS encoding resolvase: MLHVREVVEDDFWNCKMPYMWSGNVWKQAYQEKERKYKDFYYYGCKHRQTIRGHKCTFSKQIREELLDDAVAEVIVKIVSNPKFASMMQEKINMKVDTSEIEKEIDNYQKELRKSHSTKFKLIEEIDNLDVEDKHYKRRKQDLDDRLYRMYDKIDELESSLIDAKAKKQTIEAEKLTGDNIYKILIYFDKLCKVMNDVERRQLITALISEIQVYEEKQPNGQWLKSITFKLQL, encoded by the coding sequence GTGCTTCATGTAAGAGAAGTCGTTGAAGATGATTTCTGGAATTGTAAAATGCCCTATATGTGGAGTGGGAATGTTTGGAAACAAGCGTACCAAGAAAAAGAAAGAAAATATAAAGATTTTTATTACTATGGTTGTAAACATAGGCAGACGATAAGGGGTCATAAGTGTACATTCAGTAAGCAAATTAGAGAAGAATTGTTAGATGATGCTGTTGCAGAGGTGATTGTCAAGATTGTAAGTAATCCGAAATTTGCTTCTATGATGCAAGAAAAAATCAACATGAAGGTGGATACCTCTGAAATAGAAAAAGAAATAGATAATTACCAAAAGGAATTGAGGAAGAGTCATTCTACAAAGTTTAAGCTAATTGAGGAAATAGATAATTTAGATGTTGAAGATAAGCATTATAAGAGAAGGAAACAGGATTTAGATGATAGACTATATCGTATGTATGACAAAATAGATGAATTAGAATCATCACTAATTGATGCGAAAGCAAAGAAACAGACTATTGAAGCTGAAAAACTTACAGGAGATAACATATATAAGATTTTGATCTATTTTGATAAACTCTGTAAAGTCATGAATGATGTAGAGCGTAGACAGTTAATTACAGCTTTGATTTCTGAAATTCAAGTTTATGAAGAAAAACAACCTAACGGACAATGGCTAAAATCAATTACTTTCAAGCTCCAATTATAG
- a CDS encoding response regulator, producing the protein MKILIIEDDKGLVATLKEFLEQEGYFVDYLYSLDDIEDYVLLNKYNLIILDVMLGERNGFEFLQIVRNPFFRPFDNSSDYWKIEGCNTALI; encoded by the coding sequence TTGAAAATATTAATCATAGAAGATGACAAAGGCTTGGTTGCGACACTAAAAGAATTTCTTGAACAAGAAGGGTACTTTGTGGATTACTTATATAGCCTTGATGATATTGAAGATTATGTATTACTGAATAAATACAATCTAATAATTCTTGATGTCATGCTCGGAGAAAGAAATGGATTTGAATTTTTACAAATTGTTCGAAATCCCTTTTTTAGACCGTTTGACAACAGTTCTGACTACTGGAAAATAGAGGGTTGTAACACTGCTTTAATTTAA